One part of the Mya arenaria isolate MELC-2E11 chromosome 3, ASM2691426v1 genome encodes these proteins:
- the LOC128226654 gene encoding uncharacterized protein LOC128226654, with the protein MTPADNQRQAPSESSCHRYKQGKQPSVHMITQPQHTWTVTHATTTCNAGHNISLSPVFPPGPALPETTTRLHGSIPAGDKQTICPPQVPCLQPSPGATLPRCGQPLHGLQNIPVVSHSQHHLTLSQPLPRHLQIDSAYDSDDSITNDFQHASPNHTSKLTFNGIQYTEPINTPILNQIKRSICKDIWRNKFIDFSSLLPSFPSSTCDPQFSFQLDQHSNFTLRPSTRTQKIITIESWTSAFIKFTAVYTTKFPHEAAQLMKYAEIVRTLQLAVLVLLFTITTSISEGYESPPPSPGIDCILSFGSGRVHLFTNNPLRFHLPSIHLFIARTATVSIGSMTRPAGISTKERFVAMPNARTLTSVVSAGGPTQPTTASSQANETPSNYHDTV; encoded by the coding sequence ATGACACCTGCTGACAATCAAAGACAGGCACCTTCGGAATCTTCTTGCCATAGATACAAACAAGGGAAACAGCCTTCTGTTCACATGATTACACAGCCCCAACACACATGGACTGTTACCCATGCCACTACCACCTGCAATGCTGGCCACAATATTTCGCTCTCACCAGTCTTCCCACCGGGACCTGCACTTCCTGAGACCACTACCAGGTTACATGGTTCTATTCCAGCTGgcgacaaacaaacaatttgccCTCCTCAAGTCCCTTGTCTACAACCCTCTCCCGGTGCTACGCTTCCACGCTGTGGTCAACCTCTTCATGGTCTACAGAACATTCCAGTTGTTTCACACTCTCAACATCACCTGACATTGAGTCAACCTCTCCCGCGTCATTTGCAGATCGACAGTGCTTATGATTCTGATGATTCCATAACTAATGATTTTCAACACGCCAGTCCCAATCACACAAGCAAGCTGACATTTAATGGCATTCAATACACTGAGCCAATTAATACACCCATCCTCAACCAAATCAAGAGGTCAATCTGCAAAGATATTTGGAGAAATAAATTCATCGACTTCTCTTCTCTACTACCCTCTTTCCCTTCGTCTACCTGCGATCCCCAATTCTCATTTCAACTCGATCAACACTCGAACTTTACACTTCGACCCTCCACCCGCACCCAGAAAATCATAACCATAGAGTCCTGGACATCAGCTTTTATAAAATTCACAGCAGTGTATACAACCAAATTTCCCCATGAAGCTGCACAGCTTATGAAGTACGCTGAAATCGTCCGGACATTGCAGCTAGCTGTCCTGGTCTTGCTTTTTACCATTACGACATCCATTTCAGAAGGTTACGAGAGTCCGCCCCCCTCCCCTGGGATAGATTGCATACTGAGTTTTGGCTCAGGGCGTGTACATCTTTTCACCAACAACCCACTCCGTTTTCATCTCCCATCCATACATCTTTTCATAGCTCGCACAGCCACCGTATCCATAGGTTCCATGACAAGACCTGCTGGAATTTCAACAAAAGAACGCTTTGTCGCAATGCCAAATGCCCGTACCCTCACATCTGTGGTTTCTGCAGGGGGTCCCACGCAGCCTACCACTGCCAGTTCTCAAGCAAACGAGACACCGTCAAATTACCATGACACAGTATAA
- the LOC128228109 gene encoding uncharacterized protein LOC128228109, whose amino-acid sequence MMSADNTTHQKRTTDNNENREGFKKAKFSWQIKGKTSKRCRLKDEAQFSGYAPLDNELEPENADIESGSQFTVCDDSIQTNNDTSEVVETLVEINATSPDEKITATVNNLINENDMVESTSDDRSALHLDIDRDVISPETNQPPNPCPTSPRIWQQIMNSINCHEDYIRARRRHMEMGHAIVDNLVNKILENMGLSPDIRANLDSPSSIASQFLEMRGINTAIENRGLRRHERQIFEHAGESQTQGNIDAHGVLSCKTNADEPHNLMLDRTTNCSVPGEQSTTIMPPNMSQHETSEIVTKTDDTEHDMSESDESSSGSSTIMSDTEFLREKNVNSKKQSNNNHGGEEVDTNCMFDLAVSTAIHSQGLFKS is encoded by the coding sequence ATGATGTCTGCTGACAATACCACCCACCAGAAAAGGACTACTGACAACAATGAAAATAGGGAAGGTTTCAAGAAAGCAAAATTTTCCTGGCAAATAAAAGGCAAAACCTCTAAAAGATGCAGGTTAAAAGATGAAGCTCAGTTTTCTGGGTATGCACCACTTGATAATGAGCTAGAACCTGAAAATGCTGATATAGAAAGTGGCAGCCAGTTTACTGTCTGTGATGATAGTATTCAGACAAATAATGACACTAGTGAAGTTGTTGAAACATTGGTAGAGATCAATGCAACATCACCTGATGAGAAAATAACAGCTACGGTTAAtaatttgattaatgaaaatgaCATGGTGGAAAGCACATCTGATGATAGATCTGCTTTACATTTAGATATAGATAGAGATGTCATATCTCCAGAAACGAACCAACCCCCAAATCCATGCCCCACTAGTCCCAGAATTTGGCAACAGATTATGAATAGTATTAACTGTCATGAAGACTACATCCGTGCCAGAAGGAGGCATATGGAAATGGGTCATGCAATTGTAGACAATTTAGTGAACAAAATTCTTGAAAATATGGGGCTCAGTCCAGATATAAGAGCAAATTTGGACAGTCCTTCTAGCATTGCTTCCCAGTTTCTGGAAATGAGAGGGATAAACACGGCAATAGAGAATAGGGGTCTGAGAAGACATGAAAGGCAAATATTTGAACATGCCGGTGAAAGTCAAACCCAAGGCAATATTGATGCTCATGGAGTGTTGTCTTGTAAAACTAATGCTGATGAACCACACAATTTAATGTTAGATAGAACCACAAATTGCTCTGTTCCTGGGGAACAAAGCACAACTATTATGCCTCCTAATATGTCTCAACATGAAACATCTGAAATTGTGACTAAAACAGATGATACTGAACATGACATGTCTGAAAGTGATGAATCTAGCTCAGGCAGTAGTACCATAATGTCAGACACTGAGTTTTTGAGAGAGAAAAACGTTAATTCAAAAAAACAGTCAAACAATAATCATGGTGGCGAAGAGGTTGATACAAACTGCATGTTTGACTTAGCTGTATCTACAGCTATACATTCACAGGGACTTTTTAAGAGctga